The sequence CGCAGTCGTTTCGACTTTTCTGAAGGGGAGGAATTCTAATGAAGAACGACGATCGGCGCCGTTGTTGGCGCGTCGGTGGATTGGTATTGTTTCTATCAATCGCCGTTCCGGCCCATGCCGCTGTTCTGCTAGCCAGTCCCAACGAAGATAACCTCGCCAAAACCGCTGTGCCGCTGGCCGATAAGGCGCTGGTTTACGTCTATCGTGCCGACGATGCCGACAGCTCGACGGCGACGCTGTTGTTGAATGGCAGCGAAGCGGCCTATCTCGGTGCTCGAACCTTCGGTTATTGGAGCATGGCGCCGGGTCGAGTCGAGGCGCGTCTCGCCGGCACGGCGATCAGCACGGCGCTGACGGTCGAAGCGGGGCGTATCTATTACATCGAGTTGTACCAATCCACTAACGGCCTGTTGGCGCTGAAGCCGGTTTCCTTCGCCATCGGCCGCAGCCAAATCCAACGCGGACAGTTGGTGGCCGCGCCGGGCGGACCGTCGCTGACGCCAACGCGAATACCGGCGGCCTCGGCGGCGAGCACGGCGACGCCGTCAGCCGCCACGGTGATCGAACCCGGTATCCGTTCGCGGCGTACCCGCGCGGCAGTCTCACCGA is a genomic window of Gammaproteobacteria bacterium containing:
- a CDS encoding outer membrane beta-barrel protein produces the protein MKNDDRRRCWRVGGLVLFLSIAVPAHAAVLLASPNEDNLAKTAVPLADKALVYVYRADDADSSTATLLLNGSEAAYLGARTFGYWSMAPGRVEARLAGTAISTALTVEAGRIYYIELYQSTNGLLALKPVSFAIGRSQIQRGQLVAAPGGPSLTPTRIPAASAASTATPSAATVIEPGIRSRRTRAAVSPKFGNFTLAEESQTFLGVDRQFDDSGMATGVEVEWFLRPTLSLGVELMRYSNDYTSPSTGASGSIDSQVILFNGKYYFHPQSAWQPYIGAGVGGVAVDFSGGISGDAGGPALQLVGGVQWRFISWFALRTEVKYLHAIAEDEGGHEINVSGSGIFLSATGYF